A single Triticum dicoccoides isolate Atlit2015 ecotype Zavitan chromosome 2A, WEW_v2.0, whole genome shotgun sequence DNA region contains:
- the LOC119352615 gene encoding probable NAD(P)H-dependent oxidoreductase 1, with protein MAAAGDDDLQLQHAAVPIPCVTLNTGHAMPVLGFGTGSSRAPADLPDTIVHAVRLGYRHLDTAAMYGTEPAVGVAVAEAVRSGAGGISSREDLFVTSKLGIPDARPGRVVPALRESLGRLGVDYLDLFLVHWPVAGDNPADKSTHTEFDMEGVWRGMEECHRLGLARSVGVSNFSAAKMERLLALAAVAPAVNQVELNVGWRQEKVREVCARHGVVVAAYSPLGAYGASWGSDAVMHSGVMHHVAAAKAKTVAQVALRWVYEQGVCFVARSFNKERLKHNMDIFVDWELSDEDKAMIATIPQKRACQGDYFVSPDGPYKSLEELWDGEI; from the exons ATGGCCGCAGCCGGCGACGACGACCTCCAGCTCCAGCACGCCGCCGTGCCGATCCCGTGCGTGACCCTGAACACGGGCCACGCCATGCCGGTGCTGGGCTTCGGCACCGGCTCCTCGCGCGCGCCCGCCGACCTGCCGGACACCATCGTTCACGCCGTCCGCCTCGGCTACCGCCACCTCGACACGGCCGCCATGTACGGCACCGAGCCGGCCGTGGGCGTTGCCGTTGCCGAGGCCGTCCGCTCAGGCGCCGGCGGGATCTCCTCGCGCGAGGACCTCTTCGTCACCTCCAAGCTCGGGATCCCCGACGCGCGCCCGGGCCGCGTCGTGCCGGCGCTGCGCGAGTCCCTGGGCCGCCTCGGCGTCGACTACCTGGACCTCTTCCTCGTCCACTGGCCCGTCGCCGGCGACAACCCCGCGGACAAGAGCACGCACACGGAATTCGACATGGAGGGCGTGTGGCGCGGCATGGAGGAGTGCCACCGCCTGGGCCTGGCGCGCTCCGTCGGCGTCAGCAACTTCTCGGCCGCCAAGATGGAGCGGCTGCTGGCGCTCGCCGCGGTGGCGCCGGCCGTGAACCAGGTGGAGCTGAACGTGGGGTGGAGGCAGGAGAAGGTGCGGGAGGTGTGCGCGAGGCACGGCGTGGTCGTGGCCGCCTACTCGCCGCTGGGCGCGTACGGCGCCTCCTGGGGCTCGGACGCCGTCATGCACAGCGGCGTCATGCACCACGTCGCCGCCGCCAAAGCCAAGACCGTGGCCCAG GTGGCGTTGAGGTGGGTGTACGAGCAGGGCGTGTGCTTTGTGGCCAGGAGCTTCAACAAGGAGAGGCTCAAGCACAACATGGACATCTTTGTTGATTGGGAGCTGAGCGATGAGGACAAAGCGATGATCGCCACGATACCGCAAAAAAGGGCGTGCCAGGGGGACTACTTTGTGTCGCCTGACGGACCTTACAAATCACTCGAGGAGCTGTGGGACGGCGAGATATGA
- the LOC119352616 gene encoding uncharacterized protein LOC119352616 isoform X1, translated as MMMGTDVCSSRMLSLPRYESGDEELTVLPRHTKVVVTGNNRTKSVLVGLQGVVKKAVGLGGWHWLVLKNGVEVKLQRNALSVLEAPTGNEDDDEIDGGNNSFCGSFHMGDKDMNYSSIEYQKPTKPRVRHTRPWSSCTTTSSSRANNLHSTSKLRARVNLTKLGTPTLWRYWKHFNLGGEKCVQVSMNPTPSEEQLFHGVQQHFQSQQLDELQVILGFIQTAKRLKTLYKNN; from the exons ATGATGATGGGGACCGATGTGTGTTCTTCGCGGATGCTGTCGCTGCCCCGTTACGAGAGCGGCGACGAGGAGCTCACCGTGCTGCCCAGGCACACCAAGGTTGTCGTCACCGGTAACAACCGAACAAAGTCCGTGCTGGTCGGCCTGCAGGGTGTGGTCAAGAAGGCTGTTGGCCTTGGAGGATGGCACTGGCTG GTTCTCAAGAATGGTGTGGAGGTGAAGTTGCAGAGGAATGCCCTCAGTGTCTTGGAAGCTCCGACTGGCAACGAGGACGATGATGAGATCGACGGCGGTAACAACTCGTTCTGCGGCAGCTTTCACATGGGAGACAAAGACATGAACTACT CAAGCATCGAGTACCAGAAGCCAACAAAGCCAAGGGTCCGGCACACAAGGCCATGGTCTTCCTGCACGACGACGTCCAGCAGCCGGGCCAACAACCTTCACTCGACTTCGAAGCTGCGAGCG agagtGAACCTGACAAAGCTTGGAACACCCACACTATGGAGATACTGGAAGCACTTCAACCTT GGTGGTGAAAAATGTGTGCAGGTGAGCATGAACCCGACTCCATCAGAGGAGCAGCTGTTCCATGGGGTCCAGCAGCATTTCCAGTCCCAG CAATTGGATGAGTTGCAGGTGATCTTGGGGTTCatccagacggcaaagaggctcAAGACCCTGTACAAGAACAACTAG
- the LOC119352616 gene encoding uncharacterized protein LOC119352616 isoform X2, translated as MMMGTDVCSSRMLSLPRYESGDEELTVLPRHTKVVVTGNNRTKSVLVGLQGVVKKAVGLGGWHWLVLKNGVEVKLQRNALSVLEAPTGNEDDDEIDGGNNSFCGSFHMGDKDMNYSSIEYQKPTKPRVRHTRPWSSCTTTSSSRANNLHSTSKLRARVNLTKLGTPTLWRYWKHFNLVSMNPTPSEEQLFHGVQQHFQSQQLDELQVILGFIQTAKRLKTLYKNN; from the exons ATGATGATGGGGACCGATGTGTGTTCTTCGCGGATGCTGTCGCTGCCCCGTTACGAGAGCGGCGACGAGGAGCTCACCGTGCTGCCCAGGCACACCAAGGTTGTCGTCACCGGTAACAACCGAACAAAGTCCGTGCTGGTCGGCCTGCAGGGTGTGGTCAAGAAGGCTGTTGGCCTTGGAGGATGGCACTGGCTG GTTCTCAAGAATGGTGTGGAGGTGAAGTTGCAGAGGAATGCCCTCAGTGTCTTGGAAGCTCCGACTGGCAACGAGGACGATGATGAGATCGACGGCGGTAACAACTCGTTCTGCGGCAGCTTTCACATGGGAGACAAAGACATGAACTACT CAAGCATCGAGTACCAGAAGCCAACAAAGCCAAGGGTCCGGCACACAAGGCCATGGTCTTCCTGCACGACGACGTCCAGCAGCCGGGCCAACAACCTTCACTCGACTTCGAAGCTGCGAGCG agagtGAACCTGACAAAGCTTGGAACACCCACACTATGGAGATACTGGAAGCACTTCAACCTT GTGAGCATGAACCCGACTCCATCAGAGGAGCAGCTGTTCCATGGGGTCCAGCAGCATTTCCAGTCCCAG CAATTGGATGAGTTGCAGGTGATCTTGGGGTTCatccagacggcaaagaggctcAAGACCCTGTACAAGAACAACTAG